The Pseudoliparis swirei isolate HS2019 ecotype Mariana Trench chromosome 16, NWPU_hadal_v1, whole genome shotgun sequence genome includes a window with the following:
- the dlec1 gene encoding deleted in lung and esophageal cancer protein 1 — MQEETGTRETSRFDPPVDSHRPASVKSQDISHVLASTFKDLYTKDVIGKDVLSNLIKSKSGRGGYHDRYVDELQQAHSDYSRCMKEADILESHIIQARARAAATEEEMGDVHGHLGLLPVDSAFSWCVDHDLLKMNNLISPQDYLPTHKPRVRAPAPIKSNPAKPTIASAMHVSREPQDDGYTLMPSQKKIVPEMNESDLSLTCESSSDNPRRKTTPRERPDQTTTRPNWKDEPSAKDRAGGHKKLQQLKDRHNFLRNPRFLPSNAQQGRTSLVRPRNKGGKMEHLKKEAQKQSSTESPLPAFLAKPSEVVFTDYSVGHVYETTLELNNVTAASRTVRVIPPTTPYFSIGLGRFPGEGGVVAPGMSCKYTVRFTPDSLWDYEDYIMVKTHAGPPLRVPIAARRPPPILTLPRVLDCGCCLIGGVKFVEFLCQNVSVSAGAFCIMPKNQWPASNLRSVARTYFSEQPPFAVSPSLFALQPGEATVVEVVFFPTTAERSCQVFTVVCDNCQVKDISIEGEGQLIALELVSVSGNKEPPVVGEVHDLTAEHFVRFSPCNPHSVQQKRLVIRNNVQMDLPFHWQIMKPNLHPFLPGETPEPSHIQFHLAADDIFHVSPLTGVLPPCQDQEFLITFCPKELKDYHSVCHLVLRDVTQQPPQPTEESVLQPVRTGSKVGDVIVMEIEVKGSTEPYQVLLEPYAVVIPGEIFICSTTRRQFKMWNHSKTCIFFQWERISTSSHIMEVEPSAGSIEENECFDFDLILSGEKPERVVTSLVCSIEHRPEPVTLAVEVSFKGPIVTLSVPSVEFGLMKLGEQTQTALLLTNMTQLEASWTLKERRDRQQDRQDTQISVEPRRGVLPPLASCSVDVLFSPHFCQRYETELALTVENGTGCHLSVRAVVQSPQVCLLSCELLFSELYIGVAAQGTVTIFNQTLLHSPFSWMAQLQGKQAELCTASFEPSSGSLGPNASLEITVHFISHTHLDVTEVAALCEVQGMNSPLVVGITASKTKTLSVSYSLPSVCSPPDDESPSTLLLDFSDDILLNRAVTKQLLITNLTAIPAPFHIEADYFTCHASKPNTQSEKGMTYVKKPLHSVQAQKIEEKALTEFVSSLLAHGKGAAFFILPDTGMLGAFETHTVDVTAYTDMWGEYRDHLICKVGDLEPTLIPMQMTVTGCPLYFQVTGPHPDNQNQGPKTQFGSHVSGGDTVSRSHRINNPTMVDIRLDWETYNIDQDDHKLVDVVVAYGDAFPVKDADGNEVLNGALRICGGRAQTALERNKTSGSEGTSSPLCSVTSAEAKGYLSEDDCEEEETHLYPSPAKEKLLSVHIRPHVGDLSDYPYCITPQQIVIPAKSSSTIHVSFTPLSGSRSGRESRCVGLALGFMSLDSETAACVPGKVGRAQGLDLEPIRMDLLAVVKPAALLVQMEEDEGVLEFHASAGDLLKAESEELVVREFDTTRAFQLRNNSGMLLHFRLGTLPPFRVIKQQLEVQTSTSSDSQALVLHPQQSMQVTVAFHCSRSLLDHADQAGEEVPLGVTLIHRAGEGRKLRFQQNLLIHYSDSSLQAVPLCACLDLPTMRLSRDGIDFGFCFVGQTQITEVNLHRNGALTYWKSVIESDEGDSRVFRVAPDFKLLGSKELRVTSCSHCLQISFTPSEDRGFRAVVLIQSPLLKTPLTLRLQGTGSFDEGYRSSSMSLKHHSRTIATCSP, encoded by the exons ATGCAAGAAGAAACAGGTACGAGAGAAACATCGCGTTTTGATCCACCTGTCGACAGTCACAGACCTGCGTCAGTGAAGTCACAG GACATTTCTCACGTGTTAGCAAGCACTTTCAAGGACCTCTACACTAAAGACGTCATCGGGAAAGACGTTTTGTCCAACCTCATAAAGTCAAAGAGTGGCCGAGGCGGCTACCATGACAGATATGTGGACGAGCTGCAGCAG GCTCATTCTGATTACAGCCGGTGTATGAAAGAGGCGGACATCCTGGAGAGTCACATCATTCAGGCCAGAGCTCGGGCCGcggccacagaggaggagatgggcgaTGTTCATGGGCACCTGGGCCTCCTCCCAG TCGATTCAGCCTTTTCCTGGTGTGTGGATCACGATCTTCTCAAAATGAACAACCTGATTTCCCCCCAGGACTACTTACCTACACACAAACCACGAGTGAGAGCACCAGCACCAA TCAAATCGAATCCTGCCAAACCTACCATTGCCTCCGCCATGCACGTGTCCAGGGAGCCTCAGGATGATGGTTACACTCTCATGCCCAGTCAAAAAAAGATTGTCCCAGAAATGAATGAGTCAGATCTCAGCCTGACTTGTGAATCTAGCTCAGATAACCCAAGGAGGAAGACAACTCCCAGGGAG AGGCCCGACCAGACCACAACCAGACCAAATTGGAAGGATGAGCCAAGCGCCAAGGATCGGGCAGGGGGACATAAAAAACTTCAGCAGCTGAAAGATCGCCACAACTTCCTACGCAATCCTCGCTTCCTTCCTTCGAATGCACAGCAGGGTCGCACATCCCTCGTCCGTCCCAGAAACAAAGGGGGGAAGATGGAGCATCTAAAGAAAGAGGCGCAGAAGCAAAG CTCAACTGAAAGTCCTCTCCCGGCCTTCCTAGCAAAACCTTCAGAGGTAGTTTTCACTGACTACAGTGTGGGACACGTCTATGAG ACTACCCTGGAGCTGAACAATGTGACTGCTGCAAGCCGCACTGTCAGAGTCATCCCTCCGACCACTCCTTACTTTTCCATTGGCCTGG GGAGATTCCCTGGCGAGGGTGGTGTTGTTGCCCCAGGGATGAGTTGTAAGTACACAGTGCGCTTCACTCCAGACTCCTTGTGGGACTATGAGGACTACATAATGGTAAAGACCCATGCTGGACCCCCGTTAAGGGTGCCCATCGCAGCCAGAAGACCCCCTCCAATACTCACAT TACCAAGAGTTCTGGACTGTGGTTGTTGCCTGATCGGAGGAGTCAAATTTGTTGAGTTCCTGTGCCAAAATGTAAGCGTTAGTGCTGGGGCGTTTTGCATCATGCCCAAGAACCAGTGGCCGGCCTCGAACCTCAGG TCTGTGGCAAGAACGTACTTTTCTGAGCAGCCACCCTTTGCAGTCAGCCCGTCTCTTTTCGCGCTGCAGCCGGGAGAGGCCACTGTCGTGGAG gtggTGTTCTTCCCCACTACTGCTGAGAGGAGCTGTCAGGTGTTCACTGTTGTGTGTGACAACTGCCAGGTGAAAGACATTTCTATTGAAG GTGAGGGCCAGCTGATTGCCCTTGAGCTCGTATCAGTATCTGGGAACAAGGAGCCTCCTGTGGTGGGAGAGGTGCACGACCTCACTGCGGAGCACTTTGTCCGCTTCAGCCCGTGTAACCCTCACTCTGTGCAACAGAAGAGACTCGTCATTAGAAACAACGT CCAAATGGATCTGCCTTTCCACTGGCAGATCATGAAGCCAAACCTGCACCCATTCCTTCCAGGAGAAACCCCGGAGCCTTCCCATATCCAGTTCCACCTGGCCGCAGATGATATTTTCCATGTCAGCCCCCTAACAGGAGTTCTGCCCCCCTGCCAGGATCAAGAGTTTCTAATCACCTTCTGCCCTAAAGAA ttGAAGGATTACCACAGTGTCTGTCACTTAGTCCTGAGGGATGTTACCCAGCAGCCACCGCAGCCCACTGAAGAAAG TGTCCTTCAGCCTGTGCGCACTGGGTCCAAGGTAGGCGATGTCATCGTCATGGAGATAGAAGTCAAGGGATCAACTGAGCCGTACCAGGTCCTACTGGAGCCCTATGCTGTTGTTATCCCCGGGGAGATTTTTATTTGCTCGACCACTCGCAGGCAATTCAAG ATGTGGAACCACAGCAAAACCTGCATCTTTTTCCAGTGGGAGAGAATAAGCACCAGCAGCCACATCATGGAAGTAGAGCCCTCTGCTGGGAGCATAG AGGAAAACGAGTGTTTCGACTTCGACCTGATCTTGAGTGGAGAGAAGCCCGAGAGGGTTGTGACCAGTCTGGTCTGCTCCATAGAGCACCGCCCTGAGCCCGTCACTTTGGCCGTGGAAGTCTCTTTTAAG GGTCCCATAGTGACCCTCAGTGTGCCCAGTGTGGAGTTTGGGCTCATGAAGCTCGGGGAGCAGACTCAGACCGCTCTGCTCCTCACCAACATGACCCAGCTGGAGGCGTCCTGGACGCTGAAGGAGAGGCGTGACCGTCAGCAGGACCGCCAGGACACACAG ATCTCAGTGGAACCACGCAGAGGTGTGCTGCCCCCCTTGGCGTCTTGCAGTGTGGATGTGCTCTTTAGTCCCCATTTCTGCCAGCGATATGAAACCGAGCTGGCGTTGACAGTGGAGAATGGCACCGGATG TCACCTGTCGGTGCGAGCGGTTGTGCAGTCTCCACAGGTGTGTCTGCTGAGCTGTGAGCTGCTCTTCTCTGAACTCTACATTGGAGTTGCGGCCCAGGGAACCGTCACCATCTTCAACCAGACGCTGCTGCACTCACCCTTCAGCTGGATG GCTCAGCTCCAGGGGAAACAGGCTGAATTGTGCACAGCCAGTTTTGAGCCCTCTTCTGGCTCGCTGGGCCCTAATGCCAGTTTGGAGATCACAGTTCAttttatctctcacacacat CTGGATGTGACTGAGGTGGCTGCTCTCTGTGAGGTCCAGGGGATGAACTCTCCGCTTGTTGTTGGCATCACGGCTTCCAAAACCAAGACACTCAGTGTGTCCTACTCACTGCCCAGTGTCTG CTCTCCTCCAGATGACGAGAGCCCCTCAACACTGTTGCTTGACTTTTCTGACGACATCCTGTTGAACAGAGCCGTTACTAAGCAGTTATTGATCACCAATCTGACCGCTATCCCAGCCCCTTTCCACATAGAGGCGGATTACTTCACATGCCATGCCTCAAAGCCAAACACCCAGTCAGAGAAAGG AATGACATACGTCAAGAAGCCGCTCCACTCTGTTCAAGCTcagaaaatagaagaaaaagcaCTTACGG AGTTTGTGAGCAGCCTGCTGGCTCACGGGAAAGGTGCAGCTTTCTTTATCCTGCCAGACACTGGGATGCTGGGAGCTTTTGAGACCCACACTGTGGATGTCACTGCCTACACGGACATGTGGGGCGAATACAGAGATCACCTCATATGCAAA GTGGGGGACCTCGAGCCCACGCTCATTCCCATGCAGATGACGGTGACAGGCTGCCCACTCTACTTCCAAGTGACGGGTCCACATCCAGACAACCAGAACCAGGGACCAAAAACACA GTTTGGCAGTCATGTATCAGGTGGTGACACGGTGTCTCGTTCTCATCGCATCAACAATCCGACCATGGTTG ATATTCGCCTGGATTGGGAAACATATAACATAGATCAGGATGACCATAAGCTGGTGGATGTCGTGGTGGCATATGGAGATGCCTTTCCAGTTAAAGATGCTGATGGCAACGAGGTGTTAAATGGAGCATTAAGGATTTGTGGTGGGAGGGCTCAAACTGCCCTGGAAAGAAATAAGACCTCTGGTTCTGAAGGGACGAGCTCCCCCCTCTGTAGCGTGACC AGTGCGGAAGCAAAGGGATATTTATCCGAGGATgactgtgaggaagaggaaacccATCTCTATCCCTCTCCTGCAAAGGAAAAACTCTTATCTGTTCACATCAGACCGCATGTGGGAGACCTCTCAGATTACCCATACTGCATCACACCCCAGCAAATA GTGATTCCAGCAAAGAGCAGCAGCACCATCCATGTATCTTTCACACCTTTGTCTGGTTCCAGGTCAGGTCGTGAGTCCAGATGTGTGGGCCTGGCTCTGGGCTTCAtgagtctagactctgag acGGCTGCCTGCGTCCCGGGTAAAGTTGGGAGAGCTCAGGGTTTGGATTTGGAGCCCATCAGAATGGATCTGCTCGCAGTCGTTAAGCCGGCGGC GCTGTTGgtgcagatggaggaggatgagggggtgCTGGAGTTTCATGCGTCAGCCGGTGATTTACTGAAGGCCGAATCAGAGGAG CTGGTAGTTCGTGAATTTGATACCACGCGGGCCTTTCAGCTGAGGAACAACTCAGGAATGCTCCTCCACTTCAGACTGGGGACTCTTCCTCCCTTTCGAGTGATCAAGCAGCAGCTAGAAGTCCAGACCAGCACCTCCAGTGACAGCCAGGCTCTGGTGCTGCACCCACAGCAAAGCATGCAG GTGACGGTGGCCTTCCACTGCTCCCGGTCTCTTCTGGACCACGCAGACCAGGCAGGGGAGGAAGTCCCTCTCGGGGTGACGCTGATCCATCGTGCAGGAGAGGGAAGGAAGCTGAGGTTCCAACAAAACCTCCTGATTCACTACAGCGACAGCAGCCTGCAG GCGGTGCCTCTCTGTGCCTGTTTGGATCTCCCTACAATGCGTCTGTCCAGGGACGGCATCGACTTTGGGTTCTGCTTCGTGGGGCAGACGCAGATAACTGAAGTCAACCTCCACAGAAACGGAGCACTCACCTACTGGAAATCAGTTATTG AGTCGGATGAAGGCGACTCCCGAGTGTTCAGAGTCGCCCCAGACTTCAAGCTTCTCGGGTCAAAGGAGCTTCGCGTCACCAGCTGCAGCCACTGCCTCCAGATCAGCTTCACTCCCAG TGAGGACAGAGGGTTCAGGGCCGTTGTGCTAATCCAGTCCCCTCTGCTGAAGACCCCCCTCACTCTGCGGCTCCAGGGAACCGGGTCCTTTGACGAAGGGTACAGGTCGAGCTCGATGTCCTTAAAACATCACAGTCGCACGATCGCCACCTGCTCTCCTTAA